Proteins encoded in a region of the Poecilia reticulata strain Guanapo linkage group LG14, Guppy_female_1.0+MT, whole genome shotgun sequence genome:
- the fam76b gene encoding protein FAM76B: MATSALYACTKCNQRYPFEELSQGQQLCKECRIAHPIVKCTYCRSEFQQESKTNTICKKCAQNVKQFGTPKPCQYCNIIAAFIGTKCQRCTNSEKKYGPPQTCEQCKQQCAFDRKEEGRRKVDGKLLCWLCTLSYRRVLQKTKEQRKGFGSSNSSSLNEKDHHSRSHHHHHHHHQQHHQHHQHRHSSSHHKLSGSLSPEQEPGLWKQSHKSSSIQKETPKKKPKLELKPSNGDSSSITQSMDSGGTDNFILISQLKEEVMSLKRLLQQRDQTILEKDRKLTELKADFQYQESNMRVKMNQMEKSHKEAMEQQQSKNRELMKQVAALSKGKKFDRTGGSLLLP, encoded by the exons ATGGCAACGTCGGCTCTGTACGCCTGCACGAAGTGTAACCAGCGGTACCCCTTCGAGGAGCTGTCGCAGGGCCAGCAACTTTGCAAG gagTGTCGTATTGCACACCCAATAGTGAAGTGTACATACTGTAGATCTGAGTTTCAGCAGGAGAG taaaacaaatacaatttgcaAGAAATGCGCCCAGAACGTCAAACAGTTCGGAACA CCCAAACCCTGCCAGTACTGTAACATAATTGCAGCTTTCATCGGGACAAAATGCCAGCGGTGTACTAACTCGGAGAAGAAATATGGACCCCCACAGACTTGCGAACAGTGCAAGCAGCAGTGCGCTTTCGACCGCAAGGAGGAAGGCAGAAGAAAG GTGGACGGCAAGCTGCTGTGCTGGCTCTGCACGCTGTCCTACCGCCGCGTCCTGCAGAAGACTAAAGAACAGAGGAAGGGCTTCGGCTCCTCCAACTCCTCATCCCTGAACGAGAAAGACCACCACTCCAGATCgcatcaccaccatcatcaccaccaccagcagcaccaCCAACACCACCAGCACAGACACAGCAGCTCCCACCACAA ACTGAGTGGGAGCTTGAGTCCTGAGCAGGAGCCAGGACTGTGGAAACAGAG CCATAAATCGTCTTCAATCCAGAAGGAGACTCCAaagaagaaaccaaaactgGAGCTGAAGCCATCCAACGGGGACAG TAGTTCAATCACCCAGTCCATGGACTCTGGTGGAACAGACAACTTCATTCTCATCAGCCAGCTGAAAGAGGAAGTTATGTCGCTAAAGAGGCTTCTTCAGCAGAGGGATCAGACCATTCTGGAGAAGGATCGAAAG CTCACAGAGCTTAAAGCAGACTTTCAGTACCAGGAGTCAAATATGAGAGTTAAGATGAACCAAATGGAGAAGTCACACAAAGAGGccatggagcagcagcag TCCAAGAACAGGGAGCTGATGAAACAAGTGGCCGCCCTCTCGAAGGGCAAAAAGTTTGACCGGACAGGAGGCTCACTGCTGTTGCCCTAA